The segment TATTTTAGACCTTACAGCGTAATAAACTCTCATTTCATTGTACCTCTTTATACCTTCCGACAAATCAACGTCATGATAAACTCTAGCTGAGCCTAGGGTCAAGTTCTTATATCCTTGCTTTTTTATCCTATATTGCAAATACCCATCTTCTCCATTCCAAGGTATTCTCTTCCAAGGAATTAGGCCAGCCTTTCTAATCGCCTCTTTACGAATCATGTAACTATTAGCAAAAGTATCAGCTTCTATTACCTTGTCCTCTAAATCCTTACATTTACAATTATGATCTAAAAAGATTGTTCTTCTCATAATTCTTGAATAAACTGCACCAGCGTACATCACCGTTTCTGGTTTTTTGTAGTAACAGGTAACTGGAGCTATTACACCAACTTCTTCATGTTTTATTACATAATCATACAGTTTCTGTATTGTGTCTCTTTCCACCACGTTATCGTCATCTATGAAGAAAATGAATTCGCCTTGACTAGCTTCGATCGCATCGTTTCTAGATTTCGCCACTAACGTCGGCTTATCGTGTTTTATGTAGATCACATCTGGAAATTCATCCTTTATCATTTCTTCAGTTCCATCAGTAGAGGCGTCGTCCACGACTATTATTTCAAAATCGTTAAAGGAGGAATTCTTCACGGAATACAAGAGCCTTTTCAACTTCTCTTTTCTATTATATGTT is part of the Metallosphaera cuprina Ar-4 genome and harbors:
- a CDS encoding glycosyltransferase family 2 protein — encoded protein: MKVSVAIPTYNRKEKLKRLLYSVKNSSFNDFEIIVVDDASTDGTEEMIKDEFPDVIYIKHDKPTLVAKSRNDAIEASQGEFIFFIDDDNVVERDTIQKLYDYVIKHEEVGVIAPVTCYYKKPETVMYAGAVYSRIMRRTIFLDHNCKCKDLEDKVIEADTFANSYMIRKEAIRKAGLIPWKRIPWNGEDGYLQYRIKKQGYKNLTLGSARVYHDVDLSEGIKRYNEMRVYYAVRSKIFHEMDLEISPHKVTFLISLPIYVGYYAYVGFNSKGLRGLKAALEGFIDGIRGNEELKYVI